A stretch of DNA from Malus sylvestris chromosome 9, drMalSylv7.2, whole genome shotgun sequence:
GAGCTAGAAGGCCTCACAAAAATGGTACTACTCTCATGATTAAGTTGGAAAACAAAGTTGACAATATGTCCTACACCAAATAGATACCAAATACAATTTGAAAGCACGTTTTTGCTATaaggttaaaaaaaatgtaactgCAAATACCCATACATAATATATGAAATGACAACCCTACTGGGATTTGGAACGACACTCAAAATACATGTAGAAtggaccccccccccccctcttaaATCTCACACAGCAGCACACTGCCAACACATGAATAGATGGTCAGTGACAGAACAAGCATTTCTTTTCAAATTAGCAATCTCCGAAAAAGTGCACCGTCCTGGCAAGGTGTATAATTTTGTCATTCATACCACATTTATGCTTTTCTTAAAACCAATACAGTTTGGCATGTCCACATAACAACTTCACCAAGCCatattagcccaataacataaATGCAAACTGATGTTTATGAATCAAACAAATCCAATAGGGCAACAATAATTGTAAAAGGATCTCTCCACTCAAAACAAACAGAAACCCAAACAGACGTTTCAGATGAGATTCAGAACTCATTCTATAAATTGAGGACAAATGACTGGCTATTTGACATTAGAAGATCACATTGGCATACCTTGGCTTTTTGGACTGGCCTCCCCCTGGAATCATCCTTAATGTCAACAGTTGATGTCATGATTTCTGCTTTCACGTCCCAGAATATAAGTAAACTTCatagtttgatagtttatttttgaaaagcggaaaagaaaatagaagtcTCACTTTTCTCAACTGCCAGCCCATTGTTTTTCAGAATTTCTGCAATTGTAACGACCGTGGCAATAGCTGCAGCAGTACAATGAGATATTAATCCTTGCATCAGCTTTAATACTAGACAAATCATACCTATAATCAAGAACTACAATATTCATGATAAAAAAACATCTCAATTCCAAATGTGGCAACATAACAGAACGGGAATGTGCTGCATTTGACTGGATTTAAAACACATCTCCACAAGCCCCCCCAACCCCCAAATGGGAATGGGTAATGGATTCCAGAATCACAATCTACAAAATAAATGCTGCTTTAGAGTAACCCTGCTAGGTTGCCTAGCCTTTCTTCAGATAACTTGGTCACTAAACATTTCCATTTGTCCCTTACAACTACCAACTAAACATTTTACCCAAAGCCACCTTATCTTGTTTCCCAATCGGGAGCAAATCTGTTTCTACGAGTATACGTTCAAATGGTAAAGAGTTATTTCCTTGGTAATTGTTGTGAGCATCGTGCTAAGCACAAGCAAGAAAACTTAAGCATAAGCAATCAACAAACTGGAAAGAGCAACAAAAGGCTACTTTTTCCATATAAAGACATCTACTCATGAACTATTCGATTCAAGTTCTCAATACAAGAAAGCAGGTTATTACGACATAATGGCTCAATAAATTAGTAACCATTCTCTTCCCACCTTAGGCAGACAAAAAATAGACACAAAATAGCAAGTCATCATAGCTTGTTCAGAAACTAACCGAATCAACACGTATACAAACAAACTATGCTAAATTTCAGTTGTCTTCCAGAACTTCGTTATGAACGTCAACGTTTTCATGATTCCAGGGTAATGTCTAACTGGATACCTTAACATGGCACACAACACAGAGATCTACACACACATAGTGCTTAATGAGATAGAAGCAGCTGAAGTGTCATACCCATTCCCAAAGCGGAGAGCTCCACCTCATTGTACTGTTGCATATACCTCTGCAAAACAATTAAATGCCATAAACATACtatttattaataaataaaaattgaaaataatcaACAATTATTCCGAAAcacttggaaaaaaaaactgcCGCTGCGTCTATGTCAACCGAAAACATTTATTTCCAGGTAAATCCCAATTTCTTCCCAAATTAACCAGAAAACTCAAATTTCAGCAGAATCAAAGCAATtgataaagaaataaaagaaacccaGAAACCAAATAAGGCATACAAGCATATATATAGACAGAAAATTAAGAACAGGGTAGGGATTAGGGTTTACCTTGGCAAGATTAACATAGAAGAAGAGCGGCTTCTTGGTATTTGAGACCTGAATTCGGTTCTTCTTGTGCGAATCGGAGGCGTTGATGGTGATGTTGTTCACGCCGTCAGTGATCTCCTCCATTGCAATTGAGAGAACAGcttcaaaaaccctaaccctaaatccCTTTTGACTACTCTCTCTCCGATTTCTCTTTCTAAATTTGTTCTTCATTATATTTATGGGCCTAAAAGGACCAAAAAGGACACGGTCCGAAGACAGGGCACAAGCATCCGTGGAAttaatttgtgttttattttttattgtttggtcTTTTACTAAATAAATcagtcacttttttttttgtttggggtacatcgatattttatacttaaAGAAGAGGGAGTTTGACAAAGTCACACAATGGGTaacctaatttgatatcgaattcgccattcacaagattcgaacctaagacatctcatttccaagtgaaaaggaatatcacCAGACTGTACTACAGTTTAGTGGCATTCCagttcatttgtaagtgagaaatcttaggttcgattttgccaaagacgaatttgaaccacattattagtaactcattgtgaggctagaGATAAGGGCACAAAGACAATGCTAACCTAATATGCAGCGATTTGAAAAAGATGTCAGTCAGCCCATATGTGCAATCTCAAATTGTGTGCCCAACCAGCTGGACAGTAGTGAGTAATTTTGACTAGACAACATAACTAGATAGAATGAATTCAGGTTTATGCATAAAGTCCACATGAATGAACAAAGGTTTTGTGTTGTTGATTGTCTTTTAGCTAATGCCCATGGACACATAATCCAACAGAATAAACCCATAAAAAGAGTTGTAAATTCAAAACTATCTAGAAGCATATGTGGTGTAATTTACAACTTTTGATAAGGAAAGCCAAACAATTAAATCTAGACTTCACAATCTCCCTGTTGACTTTCCTTGACAAAATATCCCAAAAACGTACAACTAAATTCACAAATAATCCCCACTCAAGAGAACATGAATTAATAGGAAAAGGCCAAGTAACAATGCCTGCATAAAAACATTTTCTTGGCAAGAAACAAGTGAAATTTATCATGGGTTAGGTAATGAAACAGTTATATGAGACCATCATTAACTACTTGGGATTTTTTCTCACCCGTTTTGTCGTGGTAAGACAAAGACAAGGCGGAATATCACATGCAATGTCCAAAGCAAAAAGACACATAGCAAACAAACAGGAGTAGCAGAAGCACAACAGATAACAAATAGCAATAGATCATATGAGCATGCCTAAGCAAAATGAAACAACAATCAAACTAGCAACAAGTGACCCAGCTCCTCCCACAAGGATGAGGGCTTAATATGAATGGCATATTAATTTCTAAGAGCACAATGACAAGATAACAAGATAGTGCCAACTGTATTGAATGAAAATGGTGCAACAAGAGAATAAGAGCAAACCAAGAACAtaaatatatccaaaagaagGTACAATTCTCGATACCAATTGATAAAAGCACATGGCATGATCAAGGAATATATTCAAGGCAACCATGAACAACCAACACAAGAGTAGCATAACTAAGTACAACATAATGAGAGTTTCCAATTTACAAATAATCCGCTatcacaaaaagaaaagaaaaaatgaactcTCCCATAAAAAAGTGCTCTCCTAAGATACTAAACACTCACAAACTCACTCATAAATAATACCCCAATGAATTTCTAACTAAAACGCATGAGGGGAATAGAGCTTCATAACTCCTCAGAATGGAACACGCCACTAGAAGCAACAGAGTCAAAGATATAGTCAATCAACTAGATACAACTTCTTCCAATTCATGGACAAAAGCCGCAACAATACTAGAAGCGTAGACTCTAAAGTAAACAACCTATAGAGTTTTGAGGAAGAGTCCAAAACCAAGGATAACTCACAGGAATGGTGGAGATGGAGTAGAGAATTGCAACTTGACATGAGAGAATCACAAAAGAATAGAGTTAGGAAATGAACTCAGTACACAATACACCTACAAAAGTTCATACTCTCCCATAACCTTAGCTTTCATCAAAATACTACACTCCCCCATAAACCAAGACCACGGCCTGAAACATGCACTAACAAATATATCCTTAAAACATATCACTTTTCTGAGAAGCGAGTGACTCAGCAAAAAAAGGAAGATGTCCATTTACAAATAGTTTtgtgcaaaaacataaacaatgTACCCAAACATATGTGTGCAAACAAATGAAAAGATAGAGATCAAGATGACATTTGTAATACTTGCACCAATAAACAACAACTAAACCACAAGCCATGAAGGGATTAATAAAAAGTAGTTTGAGACTATTTTGGAAAGTATAGAGGACGAGGCCCACCGTGAGACACAACACAAATCACATTACAAAGTTACATGAGGCTTTTATCTAAATCTTTTGTAGACCCAGGACAAACAACACTAGGCCTAGAAGAAACTCAGGCATGTTAACACAACATGGTAATGAGACAAGGATGAATGGTAGAACCTCACTGTTGCTTTCCCCGACGTTTGGTTTTGGACAAGATTGACCTTTTGATAGAGAGATAGAGGTATATCTAGTAGTTTTGAAACAAGTCTTATGACGAGAGAAAGGTGACTGAGAATTGGAGTCATGGGATGAGGAGTTGTTTCTAGGCATGATGAAGAGTTTTTTGGTGATGAGTGTTCGGAGATTTGCAGTTGAGAGAGACAAGGATGATGACAAACAACACTGAGGAGAGTGAAAACAACGAAGATACCACACTAAAGACAAAAAGATCACAAAAGATAAGCACAATCTGGCATCACTAAGCTACAACTACCTAGACAACTCTCAAAGAGAACAAAGATGAAAACATCTCCAATATCTATGCTTCCAACCAAAAGAGCTAAACTTAACTAAACGTTTGAATGCAATGTAGAACTACAAACACAGGTCTTCAAGGTCATACATAATTAAGGCCTAGATTAACACAAGTTTATACAGCATTAATGATGTGTCAAGGTTAAGGGATGGGATTTTTTATAGccatttttaaatcaaaactcCATGTCACTAGGCTCAATATTAATTTGAAGGCTAATAAACTTTTAATAATCCATTAAGTTCAAGAAACAACACTTGAAAACGagcaaaagaaaaacacaaaactactCACATTGGAAAACCAAAGCCAAATGAAATTTTAAGATGGCATAAGATGACGAGATACACAAGTCATTTGATATGGTTGGTGCAAGATGTATTGAATGTACCATAAGACATTTTTGAACTTTTTATAACAAGTGAAAATGACTTGAAGACACATGACATTGCATGAGGAAACACATTTGTAGGGAAGAATGATTGAGATTTTCtttttggaaatttgagtaTGTTGCCCATATTTAGTGATATTGAAGCTCATAATGGAGATTTTATTTTTGAGGAGCACTGAGCAAGATAGCAAGATAGAAACATGTGGTGTTTTGCACTGGAGTTGATACTTAAACTCAATTTATGAAGCAAGTAGTGTCACTATAACCTAATCATCCATTCTAGGGAGAACCTTTGACATAATAGTGGAAATATTATTCAAGGTTAATCCACAAAATATGAACCATGTATGACAATTAAGAGATGCGAAATGAGAACAATAAACTTACTAATGAGATGTTTGTCTAGTCACGTACAACTATAAAAACTACATATGAAACAAGTAAAATTGGAAGCTATTCAACCTATTCAATTGATGGCACAAAGTACAATAGGACATCAAAATTTTTTAAGACTTTGATTGTCCAAAATACTTGTGAGATGGTTAGCTAGTTGTTTCTCAAATGGCACTTTGATTTGAAAACAAATCTTTATTTCCATACACCCTCTAATGAAATGAGATTAAGTTCCAAAATGATTGGTTGTTAATTGCTGAACAAGATTCCAAAAGTCAATTTCACACACAAAGTCACAACAAAAACGAATAGGCAATAGTTTCACACCAAAGATATTTAACAGATACAACACTCACACCAATAAATCACAAGTAATCAAGACAAGATCACAATTTGCATTTGCACAAGAGAGAAAAAATGTACATTCAATTTTCCATGCATCTAGCAGACGAGATTGTCATTATCTTTCGATGAAAGAACATTAGAGTTTGACCATTTAAGATCATTTCAACCAGATGAGGAGCTTTGGAAATTCCATAGTAAGAAACTCCTATGTGAGACATCATAGAGTGTTTTTCCAAGTTGCAAGATTCACATGTATAACATTGAGAGAATATGAGATGTCACTGTCCCCTTAGAACCCATGGTTTGTAGGTTTCTTTGTTCATATTTGTGTGCTCACCACCTTTAGGAATGACAAGAAAGTAGCAACTACCACCTGATCTTGGAACAACCAGCATGTTCTTTCCATCTTTATCAACAACTCTGCAACCTTTCTTGGAGAAACAGACTTCTTCTACAACATCATCATGAAGCTATCTAATGCTAAGTAGGCTTGTAGTCAATTCAGCCAAATAGTAGAATCTTTAAGCTGATGAAGACTAGGAATCTTGACTACCCATTTTTAAGCAAACTCAATCTCATTACCATTATTCGGTATACGTGGCAAGAAAACATCTTTATTCCTAGACATATGACACGAGCAACCACTATCAAATGCCATACATTTGGTTTTGAAACAAAATGAGCacagttgataggagcatatttatgcgactttgttatcttatttctttgcttttacttagttagtttccatttattttggtaatttatgttattttcgtattattgtaggtcTAGTTGGTAAATATGACAATAAATGGCagaatggagcaatttggagcagttttggacttggattggacaTAAGGCTTGTATAGCATATGggctggacgtttttggtgtttaaaaggTGTTAAACATGTGCTAAAATCTGGAGAAATTGAAGTTGGAATTTGGAAGAAAAAGGAATCCTAGTAGGAGGAGCATTATCTTATCCCATCATATCCAAtcttaccttatcttatccagaTTCATCTTATCCTTATTCTAttttatccaacattatcttatcttatctccaaTTGCAAAGAGGAATCCTTTTCACATTCCAACAATTCCTATCTGATTTTTAGGAgtcctaaaataattcaaacaacCTAATCCTTTTCCTCCTAGGATTCAGCTATGCCTTTACCCTATATATACATTATTGCTGCAAATTAGGGGGGAGAAAAGAGTGCCGCAACCTGCATCCAGAGAGGAAGTGCCACAACCTGCCATTCAACCATTGGAGTTTCCAGAGTTCTGGTGCgcaaattaacttaacacacaaattaaaccctcttgttgtcaaattgtagtataaatgcaagtagggatcgttctaaatcggggattaggagggcttgctaaaacctctaaactgacttaaaaacatataaacaaagttaaaaacactaaactagactcaaagaacttaaaacaaactcaaaggactcaaaacaagctaaaaacgctcaaatctgcctaaaaacacaaactgggcatatttggactctaacacacttttgggacacctaaaaacacaaatcaaaacaaattttgactaataaaacactttaaagtaaagggggttttggttttgaggaatttgaaaacaaaacaagtaaattaaagaactaatgaaatctgcacgaatttgagtaaattgaatggatggaaggatAGCTAGgagattcttctccacacatgacatacttgcacataaaccaattttcagttgttctttcgatcaatcatgaaactcaacaccccaggttaattaagtccacttaaattaaccttcaagttctccttaagttattgaattggatgggaaagcgcatacaacaattcaagcattcttcaaaagttctttacgtgaacagcacaataaagatacaatcaaagatcattaagcattatgaaaactataagtattgatgaggcattcgttactatgatgagcatgaaactcctgccaagaatttatttaacgcgatcgtttataagcgacctccactacttgtgaatataagtttgtaactattaggtgaaactcccttatactctagcatcatattcatgcatgcaaactaagtgtgcactcttaataaacatacaggaataagttatcaatcaagtagttaaacaaattgaattcacaacttatgaaatcacaactgaaggtaatcaaatcatattgcaagcatgaacatggttttgaattcccccctagctaaggggggtttagtttctcatactcacaaagcaaagataaacaaatttagacattgaaaacaaaagaatgaaaacacctaaaaacgctccaacaatccaacttgaatggcaagcacgtccaagggtccccctttttctctttgttgcggcataaggtgtggtttgatggatgagtggtaaattatggtggtggatggatataggtgagttatggtgaagggtggatgggtggattgtgttctctcggccaaggaatgaaagtgtaagtgtatggagttgtgagatgtgaatgtagtgtcttttgatggatctttttctccctcttctttgttatggtgaagggtggatgtatttataggctagggagaggacccccatctaattaaggtggtagtggtgtatgttgtggtaatgagtggatgtaatgggtgtagtggatggatgttcggtaatgagtggatgtaatgggtgtagtggatggatgtttggtaatgagtggatgtaatgggtgtagtgggtgagtgtttggtaatgagtggatgtaatgggtgtagtggattaatgtttggtaatgagtaggttgtggtaatgagtggatgtaatgggtgtagtggatgagtgtttggtaatgagtggatgtaatgggtgtagtagtggatgtaatgggtgtagtggatggatgtttggtaatgagtagatgtaatgggtgtagtggattaGTGTTtgataatgagtggatgtaatgggtttagtggatggatgtttgataatgagtggatgtaatgggtgtagtggatgaatgtttgtagttgtaggtcaacacacttgcacacacacatgctgatttctagccttctaatcttcaaaaacgtccatcctcatgtctccatgcttgcactatctaatcttggcccaaaaatgctccaaggtgctccaaatagcactttgttgccaactttgttatttgaacctacaaacacacgaaaatagcttaaaatacataattaactaagaaataacaacacaaatgcacaaaaacaagctaactatgtcgcataaatatgctcctatcaaattcccccacacttagcttttgctagtcctcgagcaaaacaaaagaaacaaaacgaaacaaaacaaacaaaacaaacaaaacacaacctaaccttccaacatttgcctcagggattttcaatgaaacatgacatgccaaagatcaccacttacatagatttaagcaatccttaccctcgagcatacttaatcatcgtcaccattcactagctcacatttaattaattaaaacaacattttgaatgtagtaacatgccttagagaattccctcaattccttactagatactctctattttcacacacattttctgactacacaccctacactagttatatgtgagaagattgatgtaaacatggaagactagtactcacatatgttataacaaagaaagccatttctggagttaataagcatgtttaaatatgatctcatgaatagtatgctactacttagatgcgagaaccagtgacaccatatgctcatacgaatttcgaactccacaaattgaaacacacaacactcaagattgaagtcaagggttttaacaaggcttgggggtaatggctaacaaagaaatgataggaataacaaacgttcttaaagcgatagcaagcaaagtaatgaaatagacacttggaattcactttagaatgcagaatcaacttttacatataaagggaagattcatgcaatagTTAGGGctaaattcaatgtttttggaTCATTTCTTCAACAAACGACATTTTAAAgctctttttcacaacttttcttgttttcattctattttccatgaatttttctttttctttttctttcctacccatgccttattaaggactttggcacacacacacaacaagaatcacttcccccacacttgttttctgcaatacattaataaaaaggaattcattttgagtcatgctttactatgcttcaagaacaagggtatggatggttctaatctaggctaggtgaggacaatgtgggttaacaaagaacttaggctacacaaggctcaacagggttaaacttaaacatataatgaagtagGACACACGGCATTTTGGCTTTGGGgatggtcactacacaacttcatcttgaatatgtgttatgcaaatcaatagcgtgctttgaatgaaatgggcatgagttctagcatttggaactaaattatgaaacaccttctaagtagtaaccaagcaaagaataatgagatcatgcaacgactttagaaaacaagaatgcatagattattaactctccaaataaacgttttaggctcaagtctcacaaggttgtagcgttaatttgagttccttccttcaagcatgttacaaaactgatttttcttttatgattgcatgtgaattcataaatttaaaccacaaccaagcatacaccaaagagtaaattaaattttcatccatgtttataactctctttaacagtcatgtaattaaaaaccaaatcctcatcattatgttggaaggtaccctaagacacaaacaaaaacataaaaacaactctttttgggtttttcaaaacagtttttcaaatttttatgagattttctgatttttatgtcaaaacacactaaaacactccaaaacagcttcaaaacacttaaaacagcaaggaacaacactagaagtaatgggtgataaactcctacgaatttcatgcaaaacaatggttacccccccccccccacacttaagatcaaacattgtcctcaatgcttcaagcataaactcacacaaaaacaagcaaccaaacaaacaacgaataaacatgacaagtatagcaaagtaaaaaccagacagagtagagtttaagaacgcaaatctggttttggagataggtgatcttgttgtctttccacaactttgatctcgaactggttcgaAATTCTGAGTGAGAGTTCCTTgatttcaaatcagactccttctgctgggttgatttgattgtgcaatctgcattcttctctgcttgtttcttttgcacggcaggcaggcacgaggtagaggtgatggtttgtttctttcttcaatatttccaagtgcccacctcttgctttctttctccttgtccctagctgaggatgaattagcacattgtctccacatgcttcgaggtatcattttcacttcccttatttgttccccaggcagatatGGTAgacgaagatgaagcataagatgttgaagatgagtactcgagagcagggctaggtaagcaatcaggaaggggttccaggcagttggttccagatcgaaagattgataccaagtgctggctgattgctctctttctccttgtcccgcagatgaaaacaacgacaaggagaaggataagaagaaagcatgatatgagatactcttgctttcaatattcatgatatgaaatacttttgctttggatgagttgtttgcagaggtaccctaaggaataaggaacactaagtgactcgagaggcttcgttgggaagacattctcggagatgacggaaggttatgtatgtctgccttgctatggagggtgaaggtcgacatttataggaaataatagccggtactattctttcactcttgccggtaaccgttggatgattgaacagtaaacttcacgtgctttctacttcaccagaaatcttcgacagattgcccgtaatttccccaaggctgagtgtgcatgtgacagatgctgacacgtctagataaagcagatgcctcttcgatatctggaattggtgctttgacaaactgcccgtgatttcctcaAAGCTGAGCATGCATGTGAGAAAtgctgacatgtctggaaaagcaTATGGCTCTCCGATttttgagcttgcctcttcgagttttgagctctgtcgagtgca
This window harbors:
- the LOC126583972 gene encoding uncharacterized protein At2g34160-like; the protein is MEEITDGVNNITINASDSHKKNRIQVSNTKKPLFFYVNLAKRYMQQYNEVELSALGMAIATVVTIAEILKNNGLAVEKKIMTSTVDIKDDSRGRPVQKAKIEIVLGKAENFDDLMAAAAEEREIAGAEEQS